The proteins below are encoded in one region of Ornithinimicrobium avium:
- a CDS encoding vWA domain-containing protein, whose product MRDQRTRRTASAVRRWVAAASTTALALAAAPAWASTTSEQERAQQSASIMLVLDASGSMAADDAGGGGTRMEAARKALTDAVDNLPEDAEVGLRVYGATEPNEKKTEAACTDTQVVVPLGPSDPAALKDAVKDVEPSGFTPISYALSQAADDLGDADNRHIILVSDGEETCDPDPCETVEQLGADGIEVQIDTVGYGVEETAQSQLRCIAEATGGTYLAAPDAGSLEIALDKLSTRALRGFAVQGTPVEGVDRTSTDEAPVLEPGQYTDSITTGTKAAEYYSLAPTTGDHRLQVSVTSRPPSTGDSFDKETFALQVQDQDGDSCGYENGFRFHDLGLSGAVTTVLTVDDDCLTGEPLLLKVERGGDGKRPAPVELVVREVPVAQDVDSLPAGVYGEITVPDELAPTQDEVEPVVGGGSFSDAVPLEPGTYVEHLVPGEQAYFSTTVDWGQSAQLIVEGPTDDSYLSDEANDYLWVHATFHEPDRRAVSNPDASAYASYHLGSPPERYAVVVPEVRYRNALDSYPSEARWVSEAGTYYFTLAVPPKYQGNADGRPVPVEFTVAVEGEITGVPSFPEGAAAAATGAVASSTDGAGSTDTATSTTGDPSADTATPTPQASSVGDTDEDESDRSLLWWVAGGALAVLLASGGGLWVAANRGRSQSS is encoded by the coding sequence ATGAGGGATCAGCGCACGAGACGGACGGCGAGCGCAGTCCGTCGCTGGGTGGCCGCCGCGAGCACGACGGCGCTGGCCCTGGCCGCCGCACCAGCATGGGCGAGCACGACGAGCGAGCAGGAGAGGGCGCAGCAGTCCGCCTCGATCATGCTCGTCCTCGACGCCTCGGGGTCGATGGCCGCCGACGACGCCGGCGGCGGGGGCACCCGCATGGAGGCCGCGCGCAAGGCCCTGACCGACGCGGTCGACAACCTGCCCGAGGACGCAGAGGTGGGGCTGCGCGTCTACGGTGCGACCGAGCCCAACGAGAAGAAGACCGAGGCCGCGTGCACCGACACCCAGGTGGTCGTCCCGCTCGGCCCGTCGGACCCGGCCGCGCTCAAGGACGCCGTCAAGGACGTGGAGCCCTCCGGGTTCACCCCGATCTCCTACGCGCTCTCCCAGGCGGCGGACGACCTCGGCGACGCGGACAACCGGCACATCATCCTGGTCTCCGACGGCGAGGAGACCTGCGACCCCGACCCGTGCGAGACCGTCGAGCAGCTGGGCGCCGACGGCATCGAGGTGCAGATCGACACGGTGGGCTACGGCGTCGAGGAGACCGCGCAGAGCCAGCTGCGCTGCATCGCCGAGGCCACGGGCGGCACCTATCTGGCGGCCCCGGACGCCGGGAGCCTGGAGATCGCCCTGGACAAGCTGTCCACCCGTGCGCTGCGCGGATTCGCCGTCCAGGGCACCCCGGTCGAGGGGGTCGACCGCACCAGCACGGACGAGGCCCCCGTCCTGGAGCCGGGGCAGTACACCGACAGCATCACGACCGGCACCAAGGCGGCCGAGTACTACTCGCTCGCGCCCACCACCGGCGACCACCGGCTCCAGGTCTCGGTGACCAGCCGCCCGCCCTCCACCGGCGATTCCTTCGACAAGGAGACCTTCGCCCTGCAGGTGCAGGACCAGGACGGGGACAGCTGCGGCTACGAGAACGGCTTCAGGTTTCACGACCTCGGCCTCAGCGGCGCGGTGACGACGGTCCTGACCGTCGACGATGACTGCCTCACCGGCGAGCCGCTCCTCCTCAAGGTCGAGCGCGGAGGGGACGGGAAGCGTCCGGCGCCCGTGGAGCTGGTCGTGCGGGAGGTGCCGGTCGCCCAGGACGTCGACAGCCTGCCTGCGGGCGTGTACGGGGAGATCACCGTGCCCGACGAGCTGGCCCCCACGCAGGACGAGGTGGAGCCCGTCGTGGGCGGAGGCAGCTTCAGCGACGCCGTCCCGCTGGAGCCCGGCACCTACGTGGAGCACCTCGTCCCCGGCGAGCAGGCCTACTTCTCGACCACCGTCGACTGGGGCCAGAGCGCCCAGCTGATCGTCGAGGGACCGACCGACGACAGCTACCTCAGCGACGAGGCCAACGACTACCTGTGGGTGCACGCGACCTTCCACGAGCCGGACCGGCGCGCCGTCAGCAACCCCGACGCGAGCGCCTACGCCTCCTACCACCTGGGCTCCCCTCCGGAGCGCTACGCCGTGGTCGTGCCCGAGGTCCGCTACCGCAACGCGCTGGACTCCTACCCCTCCGAGGCCCGCTGGGTGTCCGAGGCGGGCACCTACTACTTCACGCTCGCGGTCCCGCCGAAGTACCAGGGCAACGCGGACGGCCGGCCGGTCCCCGTGGAGTTCACCGTCGCCGTCGAGGGCGAGATCACGGGCGTACCGTCCTTCCCCGAGGGCGCCGCCGCAGCAGCGACCGGGGCGGTCGCGAGCAGCACCGACGGCGCCGGCTCCACCGACACCGCGACCAGCACCACCGGTGACCCCTCGGCGGACACGGCGACCCCGACGCCGCAGGCCTCGTCGGTGGGTGACACGGACGAGGACGAGAGCGACCGCTCCCTGCTGTGGTGGGTCGCCGGCGGGGCGCTCGCGGTGCTCCTCGCCTCCGGCGGCGGCCTCTGGGTCGCGGCCAACCGGGGCCGCTCTCAGAGCAGCTGA
- a CDS encoding DNA-binding protein has product MSTPDPEANRRTQTELYGAPVAELVGTVRAVTGLTQTALAKVLGLSAPMLSQLVSGQRIKISNPAAVARLEALLDLAHRDDLDAGKREEEIARIAREQRTLTSQRRASVPDRHEVVAALVAAAPAEELARVARAADQDGELARLLDEAARAAAPTAGAPGDA; this is encoded by the coding sequence GTGAGCACCCCCGACCCGGAGGCCAACCGCCGCACCCAGACCGAGCTCTACGGCGCGCCCGTCGCCGAGCTCGTCGGCACCGTGCGCGCGGTCACCGGGCTGACGCAGACGGCCCTGGCCAAGGTACTCGGGCTCTCGGCGCCGATGCTCAGCCAGCTGGTCTCGGGCCAGCGCATCAAGATCAGCAACCCCGCGGCGGTCGCCCGCCTCGAGGCGCTGCTCGACCTCGCTCACCGCGACGACCTCGACGCGGGGAAGCGGGAGGAGGAGATCGCCCGGATCGCGCGCGAGCAGCGGACGCTCACCAGCCAGCGGCGGGCGAGCGTGCCGGACCGGCACGAGGTGGTCGCAGCGCTGGTCGCGGCGGCGCCGGCCGAGGAGCTGGCCCGGGTCGCGCGGGCGGCGGATCAGGACGGCGAGCTCGCCCGGCTCCTCGACGAAGCGGCCCGTGCTGCCGCCCCGACCGCCGGGGCCCCCGGCGATGCCTGA
- a CDS encoding NfeD family protein: MPEWLSNSPQWLWWIGAALAFGIVEMNTLDLIFLMLALGALVAAIVAGVGLPLVLQVLVFAVAAGLFVFALRPIALKHLHLEGKGGPMGIEAHIGHAATVVEEVSDRTGLVKLRGEHWTARSELAGLTYAPGDLVTVVKIDGATAVVTAATPEDKPFDAEPPTDR, encoded by the coding sequence ATGCCGGAGTGGTTGAGCAACAGCCCGCAGTGGCTGTGGTGGATCGGCGCCGCGCTGGCGTTCGGCATCGTCGAGATGAACACCCTCGACCTCATCTTCCTCATGCTCGCGCTCGGTGCGCTGGTCGCCGCGATCGTCGCGGGGGTCGGGCTGCCGCTCGTCCTCCAGGTCCTCGTCTTCGCGGTGGCGGCCGGCCTGTTCGTCTTCGCCCTGCGCCCCATCGCCCTCAAGCACCTGCACCTGGAGGGCAAGGGCGGCCCGATGGGCATCGAGGCGCACATCGGCCACGCCGCGACGGTGGTCGAGGAGGTCAGCGACCGCACCGGTCTGGTCAAGCTGCGCGGCGAGCACTGGACCGCCCGGTCCGAGCTGGCCGGGCTCACCTACGCGCCCGGCGACCTGGTGACGGTGGTCAAGATCGACGGCGCCACCGCCGTCGTCACCGCCGCCACCCCCGAGGACAAGCCGTTCGACGCCGAGCCCCCGACCGACCGCTGA
- a CDS encoding serine/threonine-protein kinase — MPERGPGATVRGQVLAGRVELLDPVGEGGGSVVWRARDLRTGEVVAAKLLRQAEAGSLLRFVQESSTRIRHDHVLAPMTWVAEDGQVALLMELVGGGSVASLVGDFGALPPLLAAELLRQACEGLQAVHEAGVVHRDVTPANLLLRATGAGRPHLLLSDFGVAVRLDGPRLTRVDRVVGTPGYSAPEQERGGDPAPAQDLYALGRVAHEMLTGLRPQPDVPDVDLSGSLPREAPPVLRDLVRSLLAPDVRDRPVSASDARARLDHPDLAWRQGAMGEVEVLDHLAEEDPPPEDPLPRPGARSAREVTGEQAGGPVVALAAVAILSAAVLLWALVQLL, encoded by the coding sequence ATGCCTGAGCGCGGTCCCGGGGCGACCGTGCGCGGCCAGGTGCTGGCGGGCCGCGTCGAGCTGCTGGACCCAGTCGGGGAGGGCGGCGGGAGCGTCGTCTGGCGGGCGCGGGACCTGCGGACCGGCGAGGTGGTGGCCGCCAAGCTGCTCCGGCAGGCCGAGGCCGGGTCGCTGCTGCGCTTCGTGCAGGAGTCGAGCACCCGGATCCGGCACGACCACGTGCTGGCGCCGATGACCTGGGTCGCCGAGGACGGGCAGGTGGCGCTGCTCATGGAGCTCGTCGGCGGAGGCTCCGTCGCGAGCCTCGTCGGGGACTTCGGCGCGCTGCCGCCCCTGCTGGCCGCCGAGCTGCTGCGCCAGGCCTGCGAAGGGCTGCAGGCGGTCCACGAGGCCGGCGTCGTGCACCGCGACGTCACCCCGGCCAACCTGCTGCTGCGCGCGACGGGCGCCGGCCGTCCGCACCTGCTGCTCTCCGACTTCGGCGTGGCCGTGCGGCTCGACGGGCCGCGGCTGACGCGCGTCGACCGCGTCGTCGGCACGCCCGGCTACAGCGCACCCGAGCAGGAGCGCGGAGGCGACCCCGCTCCCGCCCAGGACCTGTACGCACTCGGCAGGGTCGCCCACGAGATGCTCACCGGCCTGAGGCCGCAGCCGGACGTCCCGGACGTCGACCTGTCCGGCTCGCTGCCGCGGGAGGCGCCACCCGTGCTGCGGGACCTCGTGCGCAGCCTCCTGGCGCCGGACGTCCGCGACCGCCCCGTCTCTGCGTCGGACGCGCGGGCCAGGCTGGACCACCCGGACCTGGCGTGGCGCCAAGGCGCCATGGGCGAGGTCGAGGTGCTCGACCACCTGGCCGAGGAGGACCCGCCGCCCGAGGACCCCCTTCCCCGACCGGGAGCACGCTCCGCACGCGAGGTGACCGGGGAGCAGGCCGGTGGCCCGGTGGTGGCGCTCGCCGCGGTCGCGATTCTCAGCGCCGCGGTGCTGCTCTGGGCGCTGGTTCAGCTGCTCTGA
- a CDS encoding SPFH domain-containing protein, with protein sequence MDPVNLIVWAVVALIVLFVISAIARAIRIVPQATAVIVERLGKYDRTLDAGLHFLLPFIDRPRAVVDLREQVVSFPPQPVITSDNLVVSIDTVIYFQPTDPKAATYEIANYIQGIEQLTVTTLRNVIGSLDLEQTLTSRDMINGQLRGVLDEATGRWGIRVNRVELKAIDPPASVQDSMEKQMRAERDRRATILNAEGVKQSQILTAEGEKQAQILRAEGTAQSAILESQGEARAILQVFDAIHKGNPDGKLLAYQYLQMLPEIAKGESNQMWVVPTELTAALSGIGKALGGGESSGSAYLDGPSASLRADAGYTGLDDLDAPTLEDPREALRRARAEAEDASRNAEGATKQRTGKEAEAAVAEAARKARAAARQPGASGSAQLGTLPQQEQVVADLPEKDDPADPAPVEQADQGAHRDQPGAHSWERPEGERKPWDQSPQD encoded by the coding sequence ATGGACCCCGTCAACCTGATCGTGTGGGCAGTCGTAGCCCTCATCGTGCTGTTCGTGATCAGCGCGATCGCCCGAGCCATCCGCATCGTGCCGCAGGCGACCGCGGTGATCGTGGAGCGCCTCGGCAAGTACGACCGCACCCTGGACGCCGGCCTGCACTTCCTGCTGCCGTTCATCGACCGGCCGCGCGCGGTGGTCGACCTGCGCGAGCAGGTCGTCAGCTTCCCGCCGCAGCCGGTGATCACCAGCGACAACCTGGTCGTCTCCATCGACACCGTCATCTACTTCCAGCCCACCGACCCCAAGGCGGCGACCTACGAGATCGCCAACTACATCCAGGGCATCGAGCAGCTGACCGTCACCACGCTGCGCAACGTCATCGGCTCCCTGGACCTGGAGCAGACGCTGACCAGCCGCGACATGATCAACGGCCAGCTGCGTGGGGTGCTCGACGAGGCCACCGGCCGCTGGGGCATCCGGGTCAACCGGGTCGAGCTCAAGGCGATCGACCCGCCGGCCTCCGTGCAGGACTCGATGGAGAAGCAGATGCGCGCCGAGCGTGACCGCCGCGCCACGATCCTCAACGCCGAGGGCGTCAAGCAGTCCCAGATCCTCACGGCCGAGGGTGAGAAGCAGGCCCAGATCCTGCGCGCCGAGGGCACCGCCCAGTCCGCGATCCTGGAGTCCCAGGGTGAGGCCCGGGCGATCCTGCAGGTCTTCGACGCCATCCACAAGGGCAACCCCGACGGCAAGCTGCTGGCCTACCAGTACCTGCAGATGCTGCCCGAGATCGCCAAGGGCGAGTCCAACCAGATGTGGGTGGTGCCCACCGAGCTCACCGCCGCCCTCTCGGGCATCGGCAAGGCGCTCGGCGGCGGTGAGAGTTCTGGCTCGGCCTACCTGGACGGCCCCAGCGCGAGCCTGCGCGCCGACGCCGGCTACACCGGGCTGGACGACCTCGACGCGCCCACCCTGGAAGACCCCCGTGAGGCGCTGCGCCGTGCCCGGGCCGAGGCCGAGGACGCCTCCCGCAACGCCGAGGGTGCGACCAAGCAGCGCACGGGCAAGGAGGCCGAGGCCGCGGTGGCCGAGGCCGCCCGCAAGGCCCGCGCCGCGGCACGCCAGCCTGGTGCGTCCGGCTCTGCCCAGCTGGGCACCTTGCCGCAGCAGGAGCAGGTCGTCGCGGACCTTCCGGAAAAGGACGACCCCGCCGACCCGGCGCCGGTCGAGCAGGCTGACCAGGGCGCCCATCGCGACCAGCCCGGCGCGCACTCGTGGGAGCGTCCGGAGGGCGAGCGCAAGCCCTGGGACCAGAGCCCGCAGGACTGA